A single genomic interval of Lathyrus oleraceus cultivar Zhongwan6 chromosome 7, CAAS_Psat_ZW6_1.0, whole genome shotgun sequence harbors:
- the LOC127108229 gene encoding alanine--tRNA ligase, whose translation MRKGFSFFISLCSRNHLLPPPPPSLPSPGVSFFSRSHLSTASAAMPGADSLDIEWPAKRVRDTFVKFFEDKNHVYWKSSPVVPFNDPTLLFANAGMNQYKPIFLGTVDPNTALSKLSRACNTQKCIRAGGKHNDLDDVGKDTYHHTFFEMLGNWSFGDYFKEEAISWAWELLTKVYKLPSDRIYATYFGGDEKAGLAPDTQARDIWLTFLPPGRVLPFGCKDNFWEMGDTGPCGPCTEIHFDRIGNRDAADLVNNDDPTCIEIWNLVFIQFNREADGSLKSLPAKHVDTGMGFERLTSILQNKMSNYDTDVFMPIFDAIQLATGAHPYSGKVGPEDADKVDMAYRVVADHIRTLSFAIADGSRPGNEGREYVLRRILRRAVRYGREVLKAEEGFFNGLVNVVANVLGDVFPELKQQEVHIRNVIQEEEESFGRTLVKGIAKFKTAVQHVQGNTLSGEATFELWDTFGFPLDLTQLMAEEKKLQVDVEGFNSAMEAARERSRSAQNKQAGGAIVMDADATSALHKRSIAPTDDSFKFVWFKDHESVVKAIYTGSEFVDSVNTDGDVGVILESTSFYAEQGGQIFDTGSLDFQHVSYQVHNVQVYGGYVLHIGNGAGISVGDKVVCKVDYGRRSLIAPNHTCTHMLNFALREVLGNHVDQKGSIVLPEKLRYDFSHGKPVDADSLRRIESIVNEQIKAELDVNAKEVTLADAKRINGLRAVFGEVYPDPVRVVSVGQKVEDLLADPENEKWLSISSELCGGTHISNTREAKAFALLAEEGIAKGIRRITAVTTDRASDAMKLADEFEQQVDEAAKLEGSFLEEKVSALKSSVETLSIPAAKKAEIKTKIALLQDQVRKAQKRVAEENKRKAVLLTSEKADLAVSDGKSFCISHVNVGLDVAAVREAVTKVIDQKGLSVMVFSTDESTNKAVVCAGVPEKGDKGKLDVSEWLTNALGPLKGRCGKGKGGLATGQGTDAAQVNEAMDLAVKFASVKLT comes from the exons ATGAGAAAAGGTTTCAGTTTCTTCATTTCTCTTTGTAGCCGTAACCATCTATTACCGCCGCCACCACCCTCACTCCCCTCTCCCGGCGTCTCCTTCTTCTCCAGATCTCATCTCTCCACCGCCTCCGCTGCCATGCCAGGTGCTGACTCACTCGATATCGAATGGCCGGCCAAGCGCGTCAGAGACACCTTCGTCAAGTTCTTCGAAGATAAGAACCATGTCTATTGGAAGTCCAGTCCCGTCGTCCCTTTCAATGATCCTACTCTCCTCTTTGCTAACGCCG GGATGAACCAATACAAGCCAATTTTTTTGGGAACTGTTGATCCTAACACTGCCTTGAGCAAACTCTCTCGGGCGTGCAATACCCAGAAGTGCATTCGAGCTGGTGGTAAGCATAATGATCTTGACGACGTGGGGAAAGACACTTACCATCACACTTTCTTTGAGATGTTGGGAAATTGGTCGTTTGGCGATTACTTTAAAGAAGAAGCCATTAGCTGGGCATGGGAACTTCTAACCAAA GTTTATAAATTACCTTCAGATCGCATTTATGCTACATATTTTGGTGGTGATGAGAAGGCTGGACTTGCCCCCGATACCCAGGCTAGAGATATATGGTTGACGTTTTTGCCTCCTGGACGAGTGCTTCCTTTTGGCTGTAAA GACAATTTCTGGGAGATGGGTGACACTGGTCCTTGTGGGCCTTGCACTGAAATACATTTTGACAGAATAGGTAACCGTGATGCTGCGGATTTGGTTAATAATGATGATCCTACCTGCATTGAGATATGGAACCTCGTCTTTATCCAG TTCAATAGGGAGGCTGATGGCTCTCTTAAATCCCTGCCTGCAAAGCATGTTGACACTGGGATGGGTTTTGAACGACTGACCTCTATTCTACAGAACAAAATGAGCAATTATGACACTGATGTCTTCATGCCTATTTTCGATGCTATTCAGCTG GCAACTGGTGCTCACCCATATTCCGGGAAAGTCGGACCTGAGGATGCTGATAAAGTAGACATGGCATACAGGGTTGTTGCAGATCACATTAGGACTCTGTCATTTGCCATTGCTGACGGGTCCCGTCCTG GTAATGAAGGTCGCGAGTATGTTCTGAGGCGTATACTTCGTCGAGCTGTTCGGTATGGGCGTGAAGTGCTAAAAGCTGAGGAGGGTTTTTTCAATGG GCTTGTAAATGTTGTGGCAAATGTACTGGGTGATGTTTTCCCTGAGCTAAAACAACAGGAAGTGCACATTAGAAATGTGATTCAAGAGGAAGAGGAAAGTTTTGGCAGAACCTTAGTTAAG GGCATTGCAAAATTTAAGACTGCTGTTCAACACGTCCAGGGAAACACACTGAGCGGGGAGGCAA CGTTTGAGTTGTGGGATACATTCGGGTTCCCATTAGATCTGACACAG CTTATGGCTGAAGAGAAAAAATTACAAGTTGACGTCGAAGGTTTTAATAGTGCTATGGAAGCTGCAAGAGAAAGGTCAAGAAGTGCTCAAAATAAG CAAGCTGGTGGTGCTATTGTCATGGATGCTGATGCTACATCAGCATTGCACAAGAGAAGCATTGCTCCAACAGATGACAGTTTCAAATTTGTTTGGTTCAAG GACCATGAAAGTGTGGTAAAAGCAATATATACCGGTTCTGAGTTTGTTGATTCTGTTAATACTGATGGTGATGTTGGTGTGATTCTGGAATCTACAAGCTTCTATGCTGAGCAAGGTGGTCAG ATTTTCGATACTGGGTCACTTGATTTCCAACATGTTTCATATCAAGTTCATAATGTTCAAGTTTACGGAGGTTATGTGCTTCACATTGGTAATGGGGCTGGTATATCTGTTGGAGACAAAGTAGTATGCAAG GTTGATTACGGAAGACGTTCGCTTATAGCCCCTAACCATACATGCACACACATGTTAAATTTTGCTCTTAGG GAAGTACTTGGTAATCATGTCGACCAGAAAGGATCTATCGTTCTTCCTGAAAAgttgagatatgatttttctcaCG GCAAGCCTGTCGATGCTGATTCTTTAAGGAGAATTGAGTCAATTGTTAACGAACAAATTAAAGCTGAATTGGATGTAAATGCAAAGGAGGTAACTCTTGCCGATGCCAAGCGCATTAATGGTCTACGAGCTGTTTTTGGAGAA GTCTATCCTGATCCAGTTAGAGTTGTGTCAGTTGGACAAAAAGTTGAAGATCTGCTTGCTGACCCTGAGAACGAAAAATGGTTATCTATTTCATCTGAATTGTGTGGCG GCACCCATATTTCAAATACACGAGAGGCTAAAGCTTTTGCGCTTTTAGCTGAGGAGGGAATTGCTAAAGGGATCCGTAGAATAACAGCTGTCACAACTGATCGTGCTTCTGATGCAATGAAACTGGCAGATGAATTTGAGCAGCAAGTAGATGAAGCGGCTAAGCTGGAAGGAAGTTTTCTGGAAGAG AAAGTTTCAGCTCTGAAAAGCAGCGTGGAAACATTATCAATTCCTGCAGCTAAGAAAGCTGAAATCAAGACCAAGATTGCCCTACTTCAG GATCAAGTGAGGAAAGCGCAGAAGCGTGTCGCTGAAGAAAACAAACGCAAAGCTGTATTATTAACGTCTGAGAAGGCTGATCTAGCGGTTTCAGATGGGAAATCTTTTTGCATATCTCACGTTAATGTTGGCCTGGATGTTGCAGCAGTTCGTGAGGCTGTTACAAAAGTCATTGATCAGAAG GGGTTGTCAGTGATGGTTTTTAGCACTGATGAATCTACAAACAAGGCTGTAGTTTGTGCTGGGGTGCCGGAGAAAGGAGATAAAGGAAAGCTGGATGTATCAGAGTGGTTGACTAATGCTTTGGGGCCACTGAAAGGGAGATGTGGTAAAGGAAAGGGAGGTCTTGCAACAGGACAG GGCACCGATGCAGCACAAGTAAACGAGGCTATGGATCTTGCAGTGAAGTTTGCATCTGTGAAATTAACTTAA